The following are encoded together in the Halorubrum lacusprofundi ATCC 49239 genome:
- a CDS encoding PIN domain-containing protein, translating to MKLVVDANVVISALISDSKTRELIVTLEPDLLTPEVVHDEIERYEDLIVEKSGMDLDRVRQFIDLLFDHIETVPASEFYQHIDQADSAIGEADPDDVLYVACALGCEAAIWSDDSDFNEQDLVSVFTTGEVIGSFDTV from the coding sequence ATGAAACTGGTTGTAGATGCGAATGTCGTTATCTCAGCTCTCATCTCAGATTCAAAAACACGGGAACTCATCGTTACGCTAGAGCCTGATCTTCTGACGCCAGAAGTTGTTCACGATGAGATAGAACGCTACGAGGATCTCATCGTCGAGAAGTCAGGAATGGACCTAGACCGGGTACGACAGTTTATCGATCTACTGTTTGATCATATTGAGACAGTGCCCGCAAGCGAATTCTATCAGCATATCGATCAGGCCGATAGTGCAATTGGTGAGGCTGATCCAGATGATGTTCTGTATGTTGCTTGTGCTCTTGGCTGTGAAGCAGCAATTTGGAGTGATGATTCAGATTTCAACGAACAGGACCTCGTCTCGGTGTTTACCACCGGTGAGGTTATTGGGTCGTTTGACACTGTCTGA